A part of Terriglobus roseus genomic DNA contains:
- a CDS encoding TonB-dependent receptor has product MRMGRFALMLSLPVAAIAAGIPAVAQSTAGTVTGIVTDASGAAIPNATVLIANPVSGLNRTATSDTTGRYTFTNLPFNRYHIEVSATGFSSTTSDVQVRTGNATQLDLQLKVGAASQEITVESDDVLNTSAQQSTTIDRDLFTKLPLVSTSSPLSSLVTLSTPGIASDSNGLFHPLGEHADTTFAIDGQPISDQQSRVFGNQPSPNIIQSVNVINGIAPAEYGDKTSLVVETTTRSGLGLAKPTGTVGLSYGTFGSVTPSLAVGFGGKTVGDFLSIDGYRSGRYLDSPEYRPIHDVGNSINIFNRSDYHPTDADALQLNLSFSRSWFQQPNQYDQPNQDQRAKIISFNIAPSWTHTISPNSLITVSPYLRQDNFHYYPSNDVFNDTPVTLSQSRRLQNAGLRADYTLNKGIHTLKAGATLYHTFLTEGFGLGVTDATFNAPCVDADGNPVTDPSITSPTQCGVGNDYTANDSYAPGLAPYDLTRGGSIYRFHGHTDIKQEAVYFSDNIMWHDWNVQLGVRGDNYNGLSSRSKVEPRINVAYHVHPSGTVLRLGWGQFFLTPYNENLIVSSTTGVGGLQSTAGDQLKDVALKPASRNQYTAGFEQSFGRYLVVNGEYFWKYTDRDFDFDVVLNSPLAFPIQWQKSKIDGFGIKVTMPAYHGVSAYSVLGHTRSRFFGPEVGGVLSNDPTINTSSVFRIDHDQAFQQSTNLQYQYKHGPYFGLTWRYESGLVAGSVTDPETALGFTPDQQQQIQLTCGNVRATLANPITSCSPGQLYSPLVKIPAPGTENDDKNPPRIAPRTLFDGQLGWDNVLHKDRLKTNLSITATNLTNKTALYNFLSTFSGTHYVSPRTVTGQVSFNF; this is encoded by the coding sequence ATGCGCATGGGCCGATTTGCCCTCATGCTCTCCCTTCCAGTAGCAGCTATTGCCGCTGGCATTCCTGCTGTTGCTCAATCCACCGCCGGTACCGTAACAGGCATCGTTACAGACGCCAGCGGCGCAGCCATTCCCAACGCGACCGTTCTCATCGCGAATCCCGTCAGCGGCCTGAACCGCACCGCGACGAGTGACACCACGGGCCGTTATACCTTTACGAATCTGCCGTTCAATCGCTACCACATTGAAGTTTCGGCAACAGGCTTCTCCAGTACAACCAGCGACGTCCAGGTGCGCACCGGCAACGCGACACAACTCGATCTGCAATTGAAGGTCGGCGCGGCGTCGCAGGAGATCACCGTTGAGTCTGATGATGTGCTGAACACCTCGGCACAACAATCCACCACCATTGACCGCGATCTGTTTACGAAACTGCCGCTGGTCAGCACCTCTTCTCCACTCTCCAGCCTCGTTACGCTGAGCACACCCGGTATCGCATCCGACTCAAACGGCCTCTTCCATCCGCTTGGCGAGCACGCCGACACGACCTTCGCCATCGACGGTCAGCCCATCAGCGACCAGCAGAGCCGCGTTTTTGGCAATCAGCCGTCACCCAACATCATCCAATCAGTCAACGTCATCAACGGCATTGCGCCCGCGGAATATGGCGATAAGACCAGCCTCGTGGTGGAAACCACCACGCGTTCCGGTCTGGGACTGGCCAAGCCTACGGGCACAGTGGGACTAAGCTATGGCACCTTCGGTTCGGTCACGCCATCACTTGCTGTCGGCTTTGGTGGCAAAACTGTAGGCGACTTCCTTTCCATCGACGGCTATCGCAGCGGCCGCTATCTGGATAGCCCGGAATATCGTCCGATCCATGACGTTGGCAACAGCATCAACATCTTCAATCGCAGCGACTACCATCCGACTGATGCAGATGCATTGCAGTTGAACCTGTCGTTCTCACGTTCGTGGTTCCAGCAGCCCAATCAATACGACCAGCCCAACCAGGATCAGCGCGCGAAGATCATCTCTTTCAACATTGCGCCAAGCTGGACACACACCATCAGCCCCAACAGCCTGATCACGGTTTCACCCTATCTGCGCCAGGACAACTTCCACTACTACCCCAGCAATGACGTCTTCAACGACACGCCAGTAACGCTGTCGCAATCGCGCCGTTTGCAGAACGCTGGCCTCCGCGCGGACTACACGCTCAACAAGGGCATTCACACGTTGAAAGCCGGAGCGACCTTGTACCACACCTTCCTTACAGAAGGCTTTGGCCTCGGCGTTACGGATGCGACGTTTAATGCGCCATGCGTTGATGCTGACGGCAATCCTGTCACGGATCCTTCCATCACAAGCCCCACGCAATGCGGCGTGGGCAATGACTACACGGCGAACGACAGCTATGCACCAGGCCTCGCACCGTACGATCTGACGCGTGGTGGTTCCATCTATCGCTTCCACGGCCATACCGATATCAAGCAGGAAGCCGTATATTTCTCAGACAACATCATGTGGCACGACTGGAACGTACAGTTGGGCGTGCGTGGGGACAACTACAACGGCTTGAGCAGCCGTTCCAAGGTTGAGCCGCGTATCAATGTCGCGTATCACGTGCATCCCAGCGGCACCGTTCTGCGGTTGGGATGGGGACAATTCTTCCTCACCCCATATAACGAAAACCTGATTGTCAGCAGCACGACGGGCGTTGGTGGTTTGCAGAGCACGGCAGGCGACCAGCTTAAGGACGTGGCTTTGAAGCCGGCATCACGCAACCAGTACACCGCTGGATTCGAGCAGTCCTTTGGTCGCTACCTGGTTGTGAACGGTGAGTATTTCTGGAAGTACACGGACCGCGATTTTGACTTTGACGTGGTTCTGAATTCTCCGCTGGCCTTTCCCATTCAGTGGCAGAAGTCCAAAATCGATGGCTTCGGTATCAAGGTCACCATGCCGGCATACCACGGCGTCTCTGCATATTCGGTGCTGGGACACACGCGTTCTCGCTTCTTTGGTCCGGAGGTTGGTGGCGTGCTCTCCAACGATCCCACGATCAACACCAGCAGCGTGTTTCGTATCGATCACGATCAGGCCTTCCAGCAATCCACCAATCTGCAGTACCAGTACAAGCACGGTCCCTACTTCGGCCTAACCTGGCGCTATGAAAGCGGCCTGGTGGCTGGCTCCGTAACGGATCCTGAAACGGCGTTGGGCTTCACACCGGATCAGCAGCAGCAGATTCAGCTCACCTGCGGCAATGTTCGTGCGACCCTTGCGAATCCCATCACCAGCTGCTCCCCTGGCCAGCTCTATTCCCCGCTGGTGAAGATTCCGGCTCCTGGGACGGAGAATGACGACAAGAACCCGCCGCGCATTGCTCCGCGTACGCTGTTCGATGGTCAGCTTGGTTGGGACAACGTGCTGCATAAGGATCGTCTGAAGACGAACCTTTCCATCACAGCCACAAACCTGACGAACAAGACTGCTCTGTACAACTTCCTGTCGACGTTCAGCGGAACGCACTACGTTTCGCCACGAACGGTCACTGGACAGGTCTCGTTCAACTTCTAA
- a CDS encoding glycosyltransferase family 2 protein produces MFKYSIVVPFHDEEENVTTLYDQLKNVMEHVGDRFEIIFVDDGSRDRTYRLLEEIAAVDSRVLVIKLRRNFGQTSALAAGFDNAQGDFVLAMDGDLQHDPSEIPNFLAKLEEGYDVVSGWRAQRLDSFVLRRIPSRLANWMVAKLSGVKIHDFGTTFKAYRREVIQSIPLYGQMHRFIPALASWWGASICEIPISNPPRGAGKSHYGITRTFRVFLDLLTIRFLLKYMTRPLHFFGSYGALSVLMGMMMSLGLLLMKLLRGGAILHQHGPWFIVASVLILAGVQLIGIGLLGELQVRHFYSPQNRAPYAVERMVRLRSSEETMLS; encoded by the coding sequence GTGTTCAAGTATTCCATCGTCGTTCCGTTCCATGATGAAGAGGAGAATGTCACCACGCTCTATGACCAATTGAAAAATGTCATGGAGCACGTGGGGGATCGCTTCGAAATTATCTTCGTGGATGATGGATCGCGCGATCGCACTTATCGTCTGTTGGAAGAGATTGCGGCGGTTGATAGCCGAGTTCTAGTCATCAAGCTGCGCCGTAACTTTGGTCAGACGTCTGCCTTGGCCGCCGGCTTTGACAATGCTCAGGGCGACTTCGTGCTTGCCATGGATGGCGATCTGCAACATGACCCGAGCGAGATTCCAAACTTCCTGGCAAAACTGGAAGAGGGCTATGACGTGGTGAGCGGTTGGCGTGCCCAACGCCTAGACAGTTTTGTCTTGCGCCGCATCCCATCACGCCTGGCGAACTGGATGGTGGCCAAACTTAGCGGCGTGAAAATCCATGATTTTGGAACCACGTTTAAGGCCTATCGTCGTGAAGTGATCCAGAGCATTCCGCTGTACGGCCAGATGCACCGGTTCATTCCTGCATTGGCATCATGGTGGGGAGCTTCGATCTGCGAAATTCCGATCTCGAATCCACCTCGCGGCGCAGGGAAAAGCCACTATGGCATCACGCGTACTTTTCGCGTGTTTCTTGATTTGTTGACTATCCGTTTTCTGTTGAAGTACATGACTCGGCCGCTGCATTTTTTCGGCAGCTACGGCGCGCTCAGTGTGTTGATGGGCATGATGATGTCGCTGGGATTGCTGCTGATGAAGCTGCTTCGTGGTGGCGCAATTCTGCATCAACATGGGCCATGGTTCATTGTGGCTTCTGTGTTGATCTTGGCGGGTGTGCAGCTGATTGGAATTGGTCTGCTGGGTGAACTTCAGGTGCGCCACTTCTATTCGCCACAGAACCGCGCGCCCTATGCAGTGGAACGCATGGTGCGGCTGCGGTCTTCGGAAGAGACGATGCTCTCGTAA
- a CDS encoding sulfite exporter TauE/SafE family protein, whose protein sequence is MHYLIGFVIAMFIALTGVGAGTITTPLLILFLGVPTAVAVTTGLVFSAAVKLFLVPTQIIRKQVNWRVLGWMLLGGLPGVLLGSLFLAHLVSKGSQHIMNGLLGAVLVLTAIYQIIFSFRPISQREKPRDCRFCMPLLMFPVGAEVGFSSAGAGALGTAALLSLTNLAPAQVVGTDILFGFALSLVGSGAHMFSGAHDASLLKELVIGGIFGVIVGTWSAKFIPKRPLRFALWVWLLIIGAQFIYNNAIHPIR, encoded by the coding sequence ATGCATTACCTGATTGGATTTGTCATTGCGATGTTTATCGCTTTGACCGGCGTGGGCGCAGGCACCATCACCACGCCCTTGCTCATCCTGTTCCTTGGAGTACCAACAGCGGTTGCTGTCACGACCGGGCTGGTGTTTTCGGCAGCTGTAAAACTGTTCCTCGTGCCCACGCAGATCATCCGTAAGCAGGTGAACTGGCGTGTGCTGGGATGGATGCTGTTGGGCGGATTGCCGGGCGTTCTGCTGGGTTCGTTGTTCCTTGCGCATCTGGTCAGCAAAGGTTCGCAGCACATCATGAACGGCCTGCTCGGTGCGGTGCTTGTGCTGACGGCGATCTATCAGATCATCTTCTCTTTCCGCCCCATCTCTCAACGTGAAAAGCCGCGCGATTGCCGTTTCTGCATGCCGTTGTTGATGTTCCCCGTAGGCGCTGAAGTAGGCTTTTCGTCTGCTGGTGCTGGTGCGTTGGGTACCGCCGCGCTGCTGTCGTTGACGAACCTTGCGCCTGCCCAGGTGGTGGGCACGGATATTTTGTTTGGCTTTGCTCTGTCGCTAGTGGGCAGCGGCGCTCACATGTTCAGCGGAGCGCATGATGCCTCACTGCTGAAGGAGCTTGTGATTGGCGGCATCTTCGGTGTGATCGTAGGAACGTGGTCAGCGAAGTTTATCCCCAAGCGTCCACTGCGGTTTGCGCTTTGGGTGTGGCTGCTGATTATCGGCGCGCAGTTTATCTACAACAACGCGATTCATCCCATCCGCTAG
- a CDS encoding phosphoadenylyl-sulfate reductase has product METSTTPGIVSREHEKEILRAERETERHGGAPVVTGDGNLPELRPELLAQLAHVRELLRTELEGVGEGEACLTCSFQAEDVLLLHLALELRPNIPVLFLETGYHFPETYEYRDRMTREWNLNLTNLLPKKTVAEQESEFGLLYQTEPNRCCGLRKVEPLFDAVANYKVWLTGLRREQARSRTALKEIDDFAVKPDTIVRKLSPFADWTTRDVWQLSAHFNIPLLPLYDLGYTSIGCQPCTTLPTDPNDPRSGRWGGKKVECGIHIQATDTANPDAAH; this is encoded by the coding sequence AACGCCATGGCGGCGCACCGGTAGTTACCGGCGATGGCAATCTGCCGGAGCTTCGTCCTGAGTTGTTGGCGCAGCTTGCGCATGTGCGTGAGTTACTGCGCACAGAGTTGGAAGGCGTTGGCGAAGGCGAAGCGTGCCTTACATGCTCATTTCAGGCGGAGGATGTGCTCTTGTTGCATCTTGCCCTGGAGCTTCGCCCGAACATTCCAGTGCTGTTCTTGGAGACGGGTTATCACTTCCCCGAGACCTACGAATATCGCGATCGCATGACGCGCGAGTGGAACTTGAACCTGACGAATCTGCTGCCCAAGAAGACAGTTGCGGAGCAGGAGTCGGAGTTTGGACTGCTCTATCAAACAGAGCCCAATCGCTGCTGCGGTCTGCGCAAAGTGGAGCCGCTGTTCGACGCCGTCGCGAACTACAAGGTGTGGCTCACAGGATTGCGCCGCGAGCAAGCGCGCAGCCGTACCGCGTTGAAAGAGATCGATGATTTTGCCGTGAAGCCGGACACGATTGTGCGTAAGCTCAGCCCCTTCGCGGACTGGACTACGCGCGATGTGTGGCAGTTGAGCGCGCACTTCAACATTCCACTGCTGCCCCTGTACGACCTGGGGTATACGTCCATTGGATGTCAGCCATGTACCACCCTCCCCACGGACCCGAACGATCCTCGATCGGGCCGCTGGGGAGGAAAGAAGGTGGAATGCGGCATCCATATCCAGGCCACGGACACGGCCAATCCGGATGCTGCGCACTGA